From Spea bombifrons isolate aSpeBom1 chromosome 6, aSpeBom1.2.pri, whole genome shotgun sequence, a single genomic window includes:
- the TRMT1L gene encoding TRMT1-like protein, translating into MNVEGETLDKNNVFGETAPVLERKQETPKTLIDLDVAGKHISIQKRLGDLEAFAEQTNGEKKPCPLCPEERFRACHINKLFKHLTNLHWKVSVEFEGYRMCICCLPCLELNAVQNDDELPGKVGAHYHCIICSALVARRRSEMISHIKRHVNKGETEVKVSSGRLQEIFHESNADVQVLPNSKTPQKSGTFFNPKMKTNRQLIFCALAVLAEERKPLECLDAFGSTGIMGLQWAKHLGNSVKVTINDISDSSVAMIRENCCLNKMKVLMKREEEAEEKPESLEEGEEYLGAVEVTQSDANVLMHLRSFDFIHLDPFGTSVNYLDAAFRNVRNMGIVSVTSTDTGSLYAKNLHVAKRHYGCNIIRTEYFKELAARIILCSIARAAARCNKGIEVLFSVAVEHFVLVVVRVLRGPAQADESLKKINMLIHCHWCEERIFQKEGNMVEENPYNQLPCDCHKSMPGRSAVMLGPMWAGSLYNSGFLRRMLFESVQHGADDIQPLLKTLVCEGECTILKQFTIQSNLSSQEESGVFIKITEPSADNVKRKRQDINMCHISKRFKNEARIEHPPFYYSIHRHTIGGMNIPKLNKILQYLSEAGFLVSRTHFDPTGIRTSAPLSMLTSILQKYSTLSSTSQASSHPDTTESAGDEPDTEETSSVSDSKSI; encoded by the exons ATGAATGTCGAAG GGGAAACattagataaaaataatgtgtttggcGAAACAGCACCAGTCCTGGAGAGAAAACAGGAGACCCCCAAGACATTGATAGATCTGGATGTTGCAg gAAAACATATCTCGATTCAGAAAAGACTGGGTGACTTGGAGGCTTTTGCCGAACAAACGAATG GTGAAAAGAAACCTTGTCCTCTGTGTCCAGAAGAAAGGTTCAGGGCCTGCCATATCAATAAGCTCTTTAAACACCTAACAAATTTGCACTGGAAAGTGTCAGTTGAATTTGAAG gGTACAGAATGTGTATATGTTGCTTACCCTGCCTGGAACTGAATGCAGTTCAAAATGACGACGAG TTGCCTGGTAAGGTTGGGGCACATTATCACTGCATCATCTGCTCTGCTCTTGTTGCTAGAAGACGATCTGAAATGATAAGTCACATTAAACGACATGTTAACAAAGGAGAAACAGAAGTAAAAGTATCATCTG GCAGGTTGCAAGAAATTTTCCACGAGTCAAACGCTGATGTCCAAGTTCTTCCTAATTCCAAGACGCCACAAAAATCGGGAACATTTTTCAAcccaaaaatgaaaactaaCCG gCAGCTAATATTCTGTGCTTTGGCAGTACTTGCTGAAGAGAGAAAACCACTGGAGTGCCTCGATGCATTTGGTTCAACAG GCATCATGGGTTTACAGTGGGCAAAACATCTTGGGAATTCAGTGAAAGTCACAATCAATGATATAAGTGACAGTTCAGTAGCAATGATTCGTGAAAACTGTTGTCTCAACAAGATGAAAGTGTTGATGAAGAGGGAAGAGGAAGCTGAAGAGAAGCCAGAATCATTAGAAGAGGGGGAGGAATATCTGGGGGCTGTAGAAGTGACCCAATCAGATGCTAACGTCTTGATGCATCTCCGATCATTTGACTTCAT ACACCTCGATCCTTTCGGGACATCTGTGAATTACCTAGATGCAGCTTTTCGAAACGTCAGGAATATGGGGATTGTATCTGTGACCTCAACTGACACTGGATCTCTGTACGCTAAAAATCTGCATGTAGCAAAGCGTCATTATGGATGCAATATTATTAGAACCGAATACTTCAAAGAGCTGGCTGCAAGAATTATTTTGTGCTCGATTGCCAG agCGGCTGCTCGTTGTAACAAAGGAATTGAGGTCCTGTTTTCTGTAGCTGTGGAACATTTTGTCCTAGTCGTCGTCCGGGTTTTGAGAGGACCTGCTCAGGCTGATGAAAGTTTAAAGAAGATAAACATGCTCATCCACTGCCACTGGTGTGAAGAAAGAATCTTTCAGAAAGAAGGAAACATGGTAGAAG aaaatccTTACAACCAACTACCATGCGATTGTCATAAGAGTATGCCAGGAAGATCCGCAGTTATGTTGGGTCCGATGTG GGCTGGATCTCTGTATAACTCTGGATTCCTCAGGCGAATGCTTTTTGAATCTGTGCAACATGGAGCCGATGACATCCAACCTTTATTGAAGACTCTTGTTTGTGAGGGTGAATGTACAATATTAAAACAATTCACCATACAGTCAAACCTCAGCAGTCAGG AAGAAAGCGGGGTGTTCATCAAAATTACAGAACCTTCTGCAGACAATG tTAAAAGGAAACGTCAAGATATAAATATGTGTCACATATCCAAACGCTTCAAAAATGAGGCCCGCATAGAGCACCCCCCGTTTTATTATAGCATTCACAGGCACACTATCGGGGGAATGAATATCCCAAA ATTGAACAAGATCTTGCAATATCTGTCAGAAGCTGGCTTCCTAGTAAGCCGGACGCATTTTGACCCCACGGGAATTCGTACGAGTGCTCCTTTGTCCATGCTAACATCTATTCTTCAGAAATACAGTACTCTGTcaagtacatctcaagcaagcagCCACCCTGATACCACAGAAAGTGCAGGAGATGAGCCGGACACAGAAGAAACCTCCTCCGTTTCTGACTCAAAATCCATctaa